Proteins from one Oenanthe melanoleuca isolate GR-GAL-2019-014 chromosome 1, OMel1.0, whole genome shotgun sequence genomic window:
- the LOC130254131 gene encoding uncharacterized protein LOC130254131: MVRPCTSATMSQHIGKLYRSAVSSFIFLLVVDVGVTGGGANKENASDVNHVTTQSLLLTPEPWNLLVTQTPAKEKAKEGETVVLNCHLNSPQHPSLTDLMVKWYKEDEKGQTDLLEKNVTILPNNSRIFMRGDLSQGDVSLIILNVTTSDHGIYFCEVTLPDGKVVTGDGTKLRIRRALGLFGIEESIGTIIGVVAAGIGGIVVLIIVLTPQLRKCILCMRQESRQSVA, encoded by the exons ATGGTGAGGCCATGTACTTCAGCAACCATGAGCCAGCACATAGGGAAACTCTATAGATCTGCAGTGTCTTCATTCATCTTCCTCTTGGTAGTGG ATGTAGGAGTTACTGGTGGAGGTGCAAACAAAGAGAATGCATCAGATGTGAATCATGTAACAACACAGTCTTTGTTGTTGACACCTGAGCCGTGGAACCTTTTGGTGACTCAAACACCAGCCAAGGAGAAAGCCAAAGAAGGTGAAACTGTGGTCTTGAACTGTCATCTTAACAGTCCTCAGCATCCCTCCCTGACCGACCTGATGGTGAAGTGGTACAAAGAAGATGAAAAGGGGCAGACGGACCTGCTAGAAAAGAATGTGACCATCTTGCCAAATAATTCCAGGATCTTCATGAGAGGAGACTTGTCCCAAGGGGATGTTTCCCTGATTATCCTCAATGTGACAACCAGTGACCATggtatttatttctgtgaggTTACACTTCCGGACGGGAAGGTGGTGACAGGAGATGGCACAAAGCTCAGGATCAGGAGGGCTCTGG GCTTGTTTGGTATAGAAGAATCCATTGGAACAATCATTGGGGTTGTGGCAGCTGGTATTGGAGGCATAGTGGTTCTGATCATTGTTTTAACCCCGCAGCTGAGGAAGTGCATCCTCTGCATGAGACAAGAGTCTCGCCAAAG CGTAGCTTGA